GGATCCGCTTGCCATTGACTTGGTACTCCTGGTCACTGCCCACCACGGCAAACGGGATCATCTCCCGGAACTTCTCGTTCACCAGCCTGTCCTCCGAGTCCTCGTCAAACTCCTTCTGGGGGTACACGTCGATGCCGTTGGACAGCAGGTCTGCGGTGATCCGCTGTTTGAAGTAGACCCTCTCCTCCAGGGTCAGTGTGTCAGCCTTGGCAATGACGGGGACGATGTTGACCACCTTGCTTAGGCGCTTCATGAACTCGATGTCCAGGGGCCTGAGGGAGTGGCCCGTGGCAGGGATGAAGTAGAGGCAGCAGTGGACGCGCGTGTCCGGGATGCGCTTCTTCCGGTTGATGTTGACCTCCTCCTGCAAGTACTTCTCGTACTGTTCGTTGATGAACTTCATGATCGGCTGCCAGCAGTTCTCGTTATTGATGTGGTCCCCAAAGCCCGGCGTGTCGATTACCGTCAGCTTCATCCGGACGCCCTTCTCCTCGATATCGTGTGTGATGGACTTGATCTCGATGGTCTTGGGGATGCGCTCCTCCGAGGGGGGCTGCACCGACTTCCGGCTGATCTTGGATTTGAAGAGGGTGTTGATTAAGGTGGACTTCCCCAGGCCGCTCTGCCCCACCACCATGATGTTGAACTCGAAGCCCTGCTTCATGGCCTTCCTCCGCATCTGCTCCAGGATGGAGTCGATGCCCACGTAGCCGAACTCCACGGGGGCCTTCTCGGTCCGCGTGGCCGCGGCCTGCTTGAGGGCGGCATCCCTGGAGGAGTCGGCCATGTTGCCAGCGCTGCGGGGAGCTGCCTCCGGGACCTCGGGGCTCCTGGGCAGGGCCTCAGCCAGCGGGGGCTTGGGCTCCAGCCTGCTCTGCAGCTGGGACGTCAGGGCAGGCTCTGAATTCTCCAGGGtctggggtgggaggggacagGCGGGCGCCTCGGCTGGCTTGGGCACCTGGATCTCCACCCTCTTGGGGGCTGCGTCGACGGCAGGGCTGGCAGGCACCTCGGGGGTCTTGGAGGCAGGGGCCTCCATCCTGCGGTGGGCTGGCTCCGGGGGCTTGACGATGGTGACCTCCGTCCTCCGAGGGGTCGGGTCTGGGGTCTTGTGGCCCAGCGCCTCGGCCCTCTTGAGCCCGAACCGGGCCGGCCCAGGGGTGGCCGCGCTCTCCACCTGCTTGGACGAGATGTCGATGGAGAGCTCCGTGCGGCGGGACACGGGTTCAGGCACCTTGGACCCCGCGAGCTCCACCCTCCGCAGGGCAGGCTTGGGCGAGCGCTGGCCCAGGGGGTCTACATGGCGGGCGGAGGGCTCTGAGTTCTTCACACCCAGGTCCTGGAACTTCTGGGTGGAGCTGGCCACAGTGGCCCGGAGCAGGGGCGTCTGGACCCGCCGGGGCGGGGTTGAGTTGGGTGGCTCGGCCTCCCCGACCTCGAAGGACCTCTTCAAGGCTTCGAAGTCCGAAATGATCCCGTCCAGCTGCGCGTTGACCGCGGGGTCGGACATGGTGGCTGGTGGGCAGGGAGTCGCACAGAGGGCGGCGGCGAGGAAGCGCCCCCGGCCGGGCCGAGCCCTGCGCGCTGGCTGGGGCGCCGCGCCCGCCCTCCTGCAGTGCAGAGATCGCTGCCGGAGCCCCTCCGATACTGTTTAAGTAAGAATTAATAATTggaatatctttatatatttttatatatatatatatttttttttaagagagagtgtgagggagagagagagaattttttaatatttattagtttttggcggacacaacatctttgtttgtatgtggtgctgaggatcgaacccgggccgcacgcatgccaggcgagcgcactaccgcttgagccacatccccagccctaattggAATATCTTACAAGacctttctttttgaaaatgaaaatattcacacAAAAAGATCATAATTGGTTTCTAAGAAGATAGGTTGGGAAAGCCTCTCAGAAGTTTAATTATGGTAACTACCTGCTTAGGAAAAACCACTTATCTAGTTTGTAGTAATAAATAACatgttttaaaaggaataatGAGTAACCTGTCACAAATCTtagatttgaattttatttagttgaaaaaaattctagaatattCAAGATCCTAGGTTGATTCCCCACCCAGCATtgccaacaaaaagaaaaaaaaaaaggtatgacaAAACTTAGCAGCATAAAAAAATTGAAGCAATGCTTACTGGGAAATATTGATAagtattaatttgtttattttttcctccttttacattttgtattggtgcattatagttatacataatgatgggatttgttgttatatatttgttgttatatatttgtacatgtacacaatataactgggccagtatcattccccagcacttcTTCCCTCTCCTCTATTCCCATGCCTTTCTTCTACTTATCTACCTTTGAATTTCATGAGatccctgccctccccacccctccccttgAACTTCTGAATTTGGgttatttcccttaacataatttcatttttctttatggctcagtaaaactctattgtgtatgtatatcacattttctctatccattcatctattgatttaCACTTAGGCTGGTTTCACATAGTTTGGCTAtttttaattgtgctgctataaacatgaatatgcctgtatcactatagtataatgattttaattcttgaggataaatactgaggagtgatatagctgggtcatatggtggttccatacctagtcttttttttttaatttattttttattctactttgttatctatgatagcagaatacatgacaattcatattacacatatagagcacaatttttcatatctctgcttgtatataaagtatattcacatctttcatgtattcatacatgtacctaggataatggtgtccatctcattccactgtcttttttacccccatgcccccttcttttccccttccacgactttgccctatctaaaattcatctaatcctcccatgttccctctcccaactccactatgaatcagcctcttatatcagagaaaacattcagcatttggttttttgggactggacAACTTCTTGGCATTATATCCTCCACGTCCATTCAtcaacctgcaaatgccatgattttattctcttttgttgttgagtaatattccgttgtgtatatataccacattctctttatccattcatctactgaaggacatatAGGTTAGTTTCACAGTttaactgttgtgaattgtgctgttataaactttgatgtggctgtgtccctgtagtatgctgtttttaagtcctttgggaatagactaaggaatgggatagctgggtcaaatggtgttccattcccagttttccaaggaatttccatactgctttccataatggctgcaccagtttgcagtcccaccagcaatgtatgagtgtgcctttttccccacatcctcaccaacatttattgttgtttgtattcttaatagctgccattctaactggagtgagatgaaatcttagattagttttggtttgcatttctctagttgctagagatgttgaatattttttcatatatttgttgattgattgtgtatcatcttctgagaagtatattcagttccttggcccatttattgattgagttatttgtttttttggtgtttatctttttgagttctttatatactctaaaGATTAGTGTTCTATTTAATGCATATCTAgtattttgaggaacctctatactgatttccatagtgcttatactaatttacaatcatttcaacagtgtaaaagtgttcccttttctccacatcctcttcagtatttattattgttttttgttgttgttgttgttgttgttgttgtttgtttttgtttttttaaagagagagagggggacagagagagagagagagaattttaacatttatttattttttcttagttctcggcagacacaacatcttcgtttgcatgtggtgctgaggatcgaacccgggccacacgcacctaggcgagcgcgctactgcttgagccacatccccagcccctattgtttgtttttgatggCTGGTATTCTGACTGGTgttaagatgaaatctcagtatggttttgatttgcatttccctaattgctaatgattggaatatttttttatatatttattggccatttgtattttttcttttgagaaatgttgtttaattcatttacGCATTTATTAGTTGGGTTATTTGGGGAGGGGGTTGTtgttttgcattctttatatattctggatattaatttggCAGAAGGAtagtagcaaagattttctcccattctgtaaattctctcttcacattcctaattatttcctttgatgtgcagaagctttttaatttgacgtcatcccatttattaacagTTGGCATTGCTTCCTGAGTGTTAGGAGTCCTACtgaaagttgttgcctgtgcctttATGCTGGAGTGTTGGCCCTACGTTATCTTCTAGGgcttgcatagtttctggtctaattcctatgtctttgatccattttgcattcatttttgtgcagggtgagagataagagtctactttcattcttctatgtatggataaccagttttcccagcaccactggTTCAAAAGCCTATCTTTTCTCGAGTGAATGTTTTTGGTATATTTGTTAAGGATCAGATGATAGTagatatgtgggtttgtctctgtgttcttctattctgtttcattggttttattattttatcatgagTTCCCTTCAGATATATGTAGAAATTCAGTTCATTTATATGCCTACCACATTCTCATCATTTATTACATCTTGaattaagataaatattttagtgaatgaattttttacatttttatttaaaagaaaaactgaatccTTAAAGATGTGTAAATTTAATTCTGTATGAATTGggtattttatagaaatattaaaataatgggaaaattaTTTTACAGATACTTGTGTAGAAGTGGGGGGGTACCAAGGTTGAACTGAGAAAAGTAGTctgtgagctacatccccagttctacaTGTTTTGTTAAACTTGGAAAATATTGAGAAgcataaaaagaacttaaaatttgTCCTTCATTCTATCACTGAGAAATTACCACATTTAACAATTTAATCTCTCTCAGAAGAAATCATGTTTAATCTGTATCCTCCTTCAACTTTCATATAAAATGCCTTTCTAAacctattttattaacatttttacacttagaatacaaatttttttaaatttacttttttattttttgtagttgtaaaatagacagaatgcctttatttgtttatttttatgtggttctggggatcaaacccagtgcctcacacatgctaggcaaggtctCTGCTACTGAACTATGGCCCCaaccccttttttatttaaaaaaaaaaaatgttatatatggacacaatacctttgtttgtttatttgttttatatgtggtgctgagtatcgaacccagtgcctcacacgtgctacacaagcactctaccactgagccactgagccacaaccccagccctagaatacaaattcttatttatttgtttatttatttatttattagttttttagattaatacaatatcttcattttatttttatgtggttctgaggatcaaacccagtgcctcatgtgtgctaggcgagtactctaccactgagccacaattccaaatttgaatttaaatcccagttttaaattcttaaaactcTTATTTTTACCTATTTACTTTTTGGGGGTACTGGAATTCATTATTTCTCTATGCCTTTCCACCTttcctgtgttaaaaaaaatcttttcctgaCTTGTGCATCTGGTCAACTTCTATTGTTCCTTTACAATCCAGTATATAAACCATCTTTTTTTGAGAAGATTTCTTTGCCCCTTAACACTTCCATATAATGTAAATGATTTCATCCTATATCTATAAATCTCTTATAAGTTATTATATTCTATTGCAATCTTGTATGTGCTTTCTATGTAAAAGAAGTGTATTTTTTAAAGGGCACTTTTATAAACTTGATGtataaaaaactaaacatatttgTTCAGCTAGATTTCTGTAGAGAACAATGACTATTGAAAATATGGATAGGACTTTGAAATCACATTAATTGCAGTTAATAACCATAATTCCATTGTTATATCtaacaaaattaataactttGTAGTTCACATCTAAATTTCCCCTATTATCTCAAAAAAGTCCCCCACCCCCTCGGTATTGGGGATTGGACCctgaggtgctttaccactgagccacatccccaaccctttttaaaattttgagacagggtctaagttgctgagggccttgccaagttgctgagactggccttgatactgtgatcctcctgccttagcctcccaagttgctgaggttacacTGTGCAAGGCAAAACAATACTCTTTACAGTTGGTTTATTTGGATTGAAGCCCAAACAAGGTCCATACATTTGGCTAATTGCCTTTTAAGCTTTCTCGTCTATCAGTACCCTTTACCGTATTTTAATTATGAGTTGAATCATGCACTATAGAAATGTCTAAATTCTGGGTTTGGCTGATTATATCATCATGGtgtcatttatattttcctctcttctacttgctattttctataatatattttctacAAACTGATAGTTAGATCCAGAAGCATGATTGTATTTaggttcagtttttttttctttcagtttttttgcGAGGATTTTTCATAAGGGTTACTGTGTACTTCCTTTTGCGTTACATTAAGACATTTATAATGTGTTATCCCACTTTAAGGTAATATTAATATTAGTTGGTAGATTCAAGTGTTGTCAATCCAGTCATCCAATAAAAGTTCTccttcaaccttttttttttcttggtttttttttttttttctttttggtaccaggtattgaacccaaggacacttcaccactgagccacacccccagccctatccagccctatttatttgtttatttgtttgtttacttatttatttatattttgagatagagtcttgctaagttgcttaggacctcagtctcctaagccactgaaattacaggcatgtagcaCCACACTCATCttccttcaaattttaaaaactggactttattatatatttttctatataaattatttacttatttataatacTTTACAATTTTCCATAATGAATTATGATGGTCACACAGCCACTATTGATTTATTGTACATAGTCTCTTAACTTTTTATGAGATTatcatagttttttgtttttcatttaaggGTTGGTTCCATCTGGAATGTACCTTTGTATATGGCGTAAAATggggttccatttttattgcccTCTAGATGGTTGGCCAGTTTtccagtattatttatttttatcttatctcCACTGAATTAACTAATGTTTTGTTCTGCATatgggtgtgtatgtgtatgggtgtatgtgtctgtctgtctgtgtctgtttctctctctctctctctctctctctctctctctctctctctctctctctctctctccctctccctctcccccctctccctctccctccccacctccctccaccctctctctttctctgtcttgctggggattgaactactCAGGGCCTCATGAGTGTTAGctgagttctctaccactgagttatagccctGCTCTGGCTTTAAAACCTAAGTAGGATCTGAATTCATTCTGATTCTGTTTCACCAATCTATTCCTacaccaatatttattttatttattagagtGACATTTTGGTATCTGATAAAGCTGATTTCCTCTCACTCATTTGCATTTTCCAACAGCTTCTTACCTGATGGATTTAGCAACCATCCATGATAATTgtcttaatttattatttcaatagaggttattgcttttgtttttaagaactTGATTTTACATGTTTAGAAATaacaattatgaattattttatagtacatcttgaaattataaatatgtatcaaTAAAATAGCTTCTTTTAAGCTGAATACTTAGTTGctttcttagatttttaaaaaataaattgctttatttttgctTCCCTCTCCTAATTCCCCAACAgattgaagaagaaatgttggctTTGCAGAATGAACGAACAGAACGAATACGGAGCCTGCTGGAGCGTCAAGCGAGAGAAATTGAAGCTTTTGACTCTGAAAGCATGAGACTAGGTTTTAGTAACATGGTCCTTTCTAACCTCTCCCCTGAGGCATTCAGCCACAGCTACCCGGGAGCTTCTGGTTGGTCTCACAATCCTACTGGGGGTCCAGGACCTCACTGGGGTCATCCCATGGGTGGCCCACCACAAGCTTGGGGCCATCCAATGCAAGGTGGACCCCAGCCATGGGGTCACCCCTCGGGTCCAATGCAAGGGGTACCCCGAGGTAGCAGTATGGGAGTCCGCAATAGCCCCCAGGCTCTGAGGCGGACAGCTTCTGGGGGACGGACGGAGCAGGGCATGAGCAGAAGCACGAGTGTCACTTCACAAATATCCAATGGGTCACACATGTCTTATACATAACTTAATAATTGAGAGTGGCAATTCCTCTGGAGCTGTCTGCCAAAAGAAACTGCCTACAGACATCGCCACAGCAGTCTCCTCACTTGGTTACTACAGTGTGGGAGCTGAGTGCATAtggtatattttattcatttttgtaaagCATTCTGTTTTGTGTTTACTAATTGGGACGTCATAGTATTTGGCTGCCGGGTTTTTTGtgttactgtgtgtgtgtttttttgtttttgtttaacttttgGGCAAATTTTGAAAAGGGTAATTGATATTAAATATCTCATGCATGTGGTAAAAAGAAATTGGCTAGATAGAGGGGGTATTTTCTGAACACTGCAGAAATAAAATGCAGCAAAGTGGCTTGAGTCATCACTTGAGGGTATCCATATCCTAAGAGTTTTTGAGAAGATCTAAAGTGTTCTTCGAATTCTTAGGAGCCACTGACAGCAGGCAGCCTATGCTGAAACAAGGTATTATTGGAACACACCTGCAACCCCCACcaaggaattttttttgttaaattggTTTGACTTCTCAGCCTGATTTGGagtaaaaaagcagaaatccACAAACACTAAGGGATAATATTGATCATTTCAGATGGTAGAAAATAACTTACTTCTTTTTCTGAAAGCTTCATAAATTTGTCAATGATTTTTGTTCATTCAGTTGTGCCTTCTTTGTGTCACAGTAAGATGGGGTTGCTTAAAGAAATTACAAGTTGTGTGAGGAATGCATTAATAAACCTGTGAGCCTTCAAAGGGGTGAGACAGTTCCTAGAAAGTTCATCTGATAGGTATGTCGAGCAACCTAGTAAGGAGATGAAGCCTGTATATCCTGACATTTTGTTGCTTATACTGTGATATCTCATCCTAGCTAAGCTCTGTAAGTTTTAAGACCCCAAACAGT
This window of the Ictidomys tridecemlineatus isolate mIctTri1 chromosome 3, mIctTri1.hap1, whole genome shotgun sequence genome carries:
- the LOC101970063 gene encoding septin-9, translating into MSDPAVNAQLDGIISDFEALKRSFEVGEAEPPNSTPPRRVQTPLLRATVASSTQKFQDLGVKNSEPSARHVDPLGQRSPKPALRRVELAGSKVPEPVSRRTELSIDISSKQVESAATPGPARFGLKRAEALGHKTPDPTPRRTEVTIVKPPEPAHRRMEAPASKTPEVPASPAVDAAPKRVEIQVPKPAEAPACPLPPQTLENSEPALTSQLQSRLEPKPPLAEALPRSPEVPEAAPRSAGNMADSSRDAALKQAAATRTEKAPVEFGYVGIDSILEQMRRKAMKQGFEFNIMVVGQSGLGKSTLINTLFKSKISRKSVQPPSEERIPKTIEIKSITHDIEEKGVRMKLTVIDTPGFGDHINNENCWQPIMKFINEQYEKYLQEEVNINRKKRIPDTRVHCCLYFIPATGHSLRPLDIEFMKRLSKVVNIVPVIAKADTLTLEERVYFKQRITADLLSNGIDVYPQKEFDEDSEDRLVNEKFREMIPFAVVGSDQEYQVNGKRILGRKTKWGTIEVENTTHCEFAYLRDLLIRTHMQNIKDITSSIHFEAYRVKRLSEGSSTLANGLEKEPDAEEM